Genomic DNA from Cloeon dipterum chromosome 3, ieCloDipt1.1, whole genome shotgun sequence:
ttaattataattttgcttGAGTTTCtgtattgaatttattatttattattatacttgttaaaaaatatttaattctgcagccacaaattttattacgatcacttagtaataaatttctgATATTCAAAGATTaggtggttaatttaaatttaaagaattagaaaattgcaatatatgGTGCTCACTGCTCAAAgtgatttaacatttttccacGAAATAAAAGACCAATTGAATTGATAGTTTCGATAGTTTCAtaaatcctattttttatttaaacgggGTGTGGCAcagttaagaaaaaatacttttcaaatTGCAATATATTCGGTTTTTCGATCCAATTAACATTTAACTGCTCTATAAATTCGAATATATCGCCTTATTTATCTCTGGGACCTAATAATTTGGAAGGATAAAACGactattttttaccaaaaactTTAATCTTGGCTTAAAAACTCGCAATATCAGAAAAAGCagcattctaaattttaaataattatttatataaaacctTTTGCAGATTTCTCCCAGGCAAAACAGCTGCATGCCGACTTCAGCTTAAAAGCAATCgcaaattctcaattttttgtgaagATACCTCGTCTCTGTGAAATGGATTTTCTCTCAGGGCAAACTGTGAGACGGGAGGGCTATCTGGAAAAGCGGAAACATAAATATACATTCTTAACTTTGATCTTGTGATATACCTCCCGTTGCTATTGGTTTTCCATTCCTCtgagcgcacacacacacacacacacgcggagAGCACATTTGCATTCTCCTGCTCTTTCATAAATCTCTTTGGCAAGCAGAGAAAGAAACCGCACATGCAGCGCGCATAaggagtaaaaaattcaagcaacCTTTGCCTCGTTTGTGTGTGTCGTATTTTTTTTCGGCTGTGGCGTTTATTAAGCTGCTCAATATTGGATGCCTTTTCGCCCGCCATTACACGCCGGGCTAAAGAGTCTCGGTGGGCCGccgatttttctttgatttcccCTTGGTGCTTCTAAGGTCGAAACGCCGACTTTTATTAGCCAGCTCTGGCGCTCAGATATTgcggccgcgcgcgctttcCACCCAGATTAAAGGGGATgctcgcgcgctcgctcgcaccaCCCACTCATCCATCATTGCTTTTAACATTCAGCGCCACTTTGAACACCGCTTTTATCGTTTTTGCTGCCACTGTTACATTTTATCTCTGTTTGACTTTTGAAACTCTGCTCAATACATTTATCAAAATGGTTGTTTATCGTTAATTTATGATGATTTACTGGTgtgattttgtttcatttagaGAAAGATAAGAacttaaatatgtatattttcatATGGAGTGAGTTTATTAGCTTCTTTGAAGTGAAATGATACAGGGAAACaactgaaaattgtttgaattgttggatgccataagcaattgatcgataaaaatttgttcaacattttcaattataaaaaaaggaccttatccttcagtaaaaattcaaattttgccaatttcctctaaaatttacagtgctcgaacatattttcttgtcatattccgattcctctcgtcgagatctattcaacggtgtatgccacttattggggaaactcttggttttgaaattaaatcggatttcaagtaaggagacagccattaccatttgaaaagcacgctaactttccagccaattttctcaaaaaattagtgcttcttaggtcaatttaggctttaactgaatcctaagggaccagtttttgcattggcaacaagcattttccaggcttttgcagtatcattcctctttaaaataaagcaattttataattacatcCCTTCTCTCTAAATACAATTTCTCATTTctgagcacaaaaaatatcaacaagtAACAAATCGCCACAAAAGTTtacaatgaataaaattttgccgttttttgaggctgattttatttaaaattgtctatACATGTTTTATCAAATTCGGTTTCATGTATTATTGATGTGTATGATTCAGTggaggaaaggaaaataattgctgAGTATTTAAAGATGATGTTTTTCAATTCTTGAGAacattattgctttttttaagtcTTGCTTATTTGATGGTTACATAAAAACTGAAtgcactaaaaaattattatttccttagAATGCTTTTAGTGCAAAATAGATGGTTGGAGAATATTTTGGGTTAAATTGGCGAACTTTAACTATATTAACTCTcaaatttggccaaatttcCACGATAATCGATTGAAACATTACTTTTGaggtacaaaatatttaatttttgtcaaatttttgtacgattttccaatttgtttgataaattatttgatttaaattttaaatcgaaattaaaacaatcatGTAGTTTATCAggttgtataatttaaatacttgTGTTTGTCGTTGAAATGGAAAAGGCATGAGTTTTCTAACTTTTTGTAAAGATAGTGTGAATTatcataaatgtttttttaacatattttaactTGCTGGATTTTTACCTCAAAAGAATgacaactgaaattaaagtaaattattaacaaatttcacTAATGGAAACTAATAATTTGATTGGAAAACcgataaaatgtaatttatcaGGCTGAATAAATCCCCAAGAAATTTAGAGAAATTCCTTTCACGAAGcaatcaaatgatttttagctACTTAGCTGTTTAAAAACGTATTTTAGACGCTGATAGCCCATTATTGCAGTTTTGGACGGGGATAAATGTGTtccaaaatgcttaaatttgaataatttgctaATTAATGATCAGATATAAActcagataaaatttttcatgaatcATGACCAAAACGtcatcctttttaaatttaaattccaatgtcagaaattctattttccttgcaattaaaaaaacatccaaACCATTTTAGGCTTTTCGAAATTGGACTTAACTggtaaattatgcaaatcaaTAGCAACGTAGCAGCAAACGCCCGGGCgagagggaaaattaatttgcataatggTCTATTAATCATTCCCGCGGGCCAAAACAAACTCGTCCATTTTCACGGTGGAGATGACCGGGTTGACACAAGAAAAGCAAATGCAAACAGGGCCAATTTATTACGGCAATTACCGTGACTCTGCCGCAGACAACATTTATCCCGGCACTCGGCGTATAATTACAATTATGAACCAGAGTCGCGTGACGCACGTTCATTATTATGAAACGAATTCTCTCATCCACTAGCGTGCATGTGCATTTCTGCCTGTGATAAAAACGGAAAAGGAAGCTGGCAGGTAGGTTTGCGTGCACGCCACATTCCTTCCTTTTGTGCCCGCACCTAATTTAAATCGGGCCAATTACTATCAAGATTCACCATGCGAAAGGCGAAAAAGACTGAATGTGCTTTCAAAGCTGCGGCTGCTTTTGATATATCGCgaatgagcgagcgagcgggcgagcgagtCAAGAGCGCGTGAACGTCGAGTGGGTGCCGACAAAAACGGTTCAAACGCCGCTCGGCTGAGCAAGCAGGCAACCCGCGGAGCAGCGGCGCCGCGCAGGTTGCTCACCGACTCGAGCTTGCCGCACCGACACGCAGAGGGCTCCACCGGGACTATTCCATTGGATTATTcgcttgaaatatttcttttcccCGCTTGGATAGATATTTCTCATTCCATTGAGCCCTTCCGAAGTTAAAATGTGAAATGGAATATcaaaaaatactgattttgaGGATTTTATCTAtccaaaaagtgaaaatattgtcagcctgAGAGAAATGTcaagattaaaaacaaatatgtcTATTAATTTCCACTGTCCAGTGAAgcttttaaagtttaattaaaaaattgttaaaattgttgattaaTCTGGAAAGGTTTTGGCATTAAATTGACGTAATTCATTGTTATTTCTGATACAGATCgaaactataaataaaaattacaattttttgaatgcaATATAGTTTATTAGTTTGATTgttataatacaatttttaacggagtgctttttttaattttccagtatgACCCAGAGGGATTTGGAGAAATCCCGTGGGATGATTTCGTCGTCGCCCTCCACTCTCCGGATTTTGTTTCGCAAGTGGAGCCGAACAAACGAGAAATCCTGGCTGAAAAGGCGCAGCAGAGACTCACCTCCGCAATCACCTTTCAGGACTTTGTCAATGTGGTGagtacaaaaatttcaatttattataacgctcttgaaaaataaatatttttatttcaaacggAATACAACCGTCAGTTTCTatggttttattaaaaattattaataatttagcaaTGAACGacattcagaaaaaataatttgcatatgACTTTACGATACAATTTCCTGTTCTTGGCCAaggattttcttttattaatgtAACCCCCATCTGATCGTTTTACGCGGTCAGGTCTCAAAAATCGAAAGAGCAAGGAATTTTCCTTGAGGAGTTTTGGCCGGAACTGCAAGCGTTTGTCGTTGAGACTCCTGTCGTTCATGACCAGCTTTTCTCCCAGGTCCAAGTAGcttgtgaatattttatctgGATCGTTACTCGATTTGCGCACCGGCAGCCACTTGACGCCGCTTGTCGCGTCCGGGGTCGGGTTCCTAAATACATTTTGCTATCTCAATATTCAAGGGAGGAAATTTACTCGTACCCTTTCTCTGCGAAGTTGGTCCACAGGGTCGTGATCTGGCTGATGAAGGCTCTGTCCCGGGCCGAAGCGCGCTGCCACGAGTCGGAAATGTTCATCGTGAACAGATAGCCCAGGTCGTCGCCGTGGGAAGTTCCTATcgaatatttaatcatttttcacaattggtttttgaaaaataaaaaaaaaatattcaaaatacaaatttacactctgaaatgaatattatttttgagaaattaattaaaatttggatcatcagtttccatttttaaccaaatttagaTGCACGTAAAATAGCTTAATTGAGATTTATCTgtccttttttcattttatttgaattaattttttatttaaaaacgaatACAAACCTGTCCTGTTGGTTGGCATGCGGCTCTTAATCAAACTAGTGATAGAGCCGTTGAAGGAAAACTGATAATAGAAAACCGGACTCTTCCTGTTCTCTTTGGCAACCGTACTTCTCACCAGCTGGTCCACTCCAAGCGTGTATTCTGCGTCTGAAGCcatctgtttaattttaaaatcaattcagcttcaattatttaaaatttcaaaaaaataataataagagaTTTCATCACCAGGCAATGATTTGTAATTAGATGATATTTGATTCCACACTTTTTCAAACTGGGACACGTTTCTTTCCAATCCTAGCAAGCGAGGAACGTAGAAGTCCCTGTTTTCGGTGAATTCCTTTGTCACGTTGAGCGAACGAAGCACTAAAATTTCACAcacatcattttttaatcaaatggctttaaatttttttttgcgagaggaattaaaagtaaattccaaaaattactATCACAAATCATGTTGAGCATACCTTCGTGAGTGGTGAGTCCCGTCATGATTGGCACGTCGGCCAAGATATACGTGTCAGGGGGGTGGGTAAACAAGGGTGCGGTGGTGTTGACACTCTCGTTCGAGGCAGCAGGGTATCTGCGTCTCTCGCGAACGGTCAGGGCGTTCGCCTCGTCCACCAGTTTCTCGACGTCCAGACCACGcatgcatttcaaattttcttcattccCACCTTTCCAGCAGCCCAGGTTTTTAATAATAGCTTCCGAATAAACACCGTAGTCGTCATCCTTGTATGCCCAGTTGTTCAACGCACAGCCGCTTTGCAAAATCGCCTTGTGGTATAACcctaaaaaattacttattgTTCAAAAAACTTATATCCTTTAACCAACTCATTATTCAATAtagttaattataaatttggcaGAAATTccagattaaatatttaaacctcGCTTGATTATAAAAATCGAGAGTCCTATTGATCGTAGAAAGAAATTTATGCGTGGATTGTATTACCTTTGGCCAGGTGTGAAATAAGCATGTAATGAATGCTTGCTGCTCCAGTATTCCACCCAAACAGTGTCACAGAATTCGGGTTGCCACCAAATGCCGCAATGTTTTTCTGAACCCACTTCAAAGCGTGGATTTGGTCcctaattgcaaaattgccgTGCAGCTCTTTACT
This window encodes:
- the LOC135940498 gene encoding esterase E4-like translates to SKRPLPVMVWIHGGGMVEGSSSVQLTGPEILMDKDIVLVTLNYRLGLLGLLNLDSSKELHGNFAIRDQIHALKWVQKNIAAFGGNPNSVTLFGWNTGAASIHYMLISHLAKGLYHKAILQSGCALNNWAYKDDDYGVYSEAIIKNLGCWKGGNEENLKCMRGLDVEKLVDEANALTVRERRRYPAASNESVNTTAPLFTHPPDTYILADVPIMTGLTTHEVLRSLNVTKEFTENRDFYVPRLLGLERNVSQFEKVWNQISSNYKSLPGDEISMASDAEYTLGVDQLVRSTVAKENRKSPVFYYQFSFNGSITSLIKSRMPTNRTGTSHGDDLGYLFTMNISDSWQRASARDRAFISQITTLWTNFAEKGNPTPDATSGVKWLPVRKSSNDPDKIFTSYLDLGEKLVMNDRSLNDKRLQFRPKLLKENSLLFRFLRPDRVKRSDGGYINKRKSLAKNRKLYRKVICKLFFLNVVHC